Proteins from a genomic interval of Psychrobacter fulvigenes:
- the alr gene encoding alanine racemase translates to MRTATVTINPQALTHNLFQVKKRAPNSKVLAMVKANAYGHGVAAVLPALQQADGIGVATFTEALEARQLGWDKTIGLVEGVFSADEWQQAIDNDCSCVIHHTPQLDWALANIPAAESSTRQVWIKYNTGMNRLGFNEKTVVEAAQRLHDAGYQLILTTHFANADDREYPLNSIQIQRFSDMLSHLQAHVSADIKGSLCNSAGIVNFSDNHYDWVRPGIMLYGSSPVIDQSAKDLDLQPAMEFSAQIMAVHTVSAGEAIGYGSRWTAQQDTRTALVSIGYGDGYPRVISDDAYVMMIDAASNTSYPCPIRGRVAMDMIVIDLSAALVDIALDSKVVLWGAKPHVDEVANHAGTIGYELLCRLSARPLRKLA, encoded by the coding sequence ATGCGTACTGCTACCGTAACCATTAATCCTCAAGCCCTTACTCACAACTTATTTCAAGTAAAAAAGCGCGCGCCCAATTCCAAAGTATTGGCTATGGTAAAAGCCAATGCTTATGGTCATGGCGTGGCTGCCGTGTTGCCAGCATTGCAGCAAGCAGATGGGATTGGTGTTGCCACTTTTACTGAGGCATTAGAGGCTCGGCAATTAGGCTGGGACAAAACGATTGGTTTGGTTGAAGGCGTGTTTAGCGCCGACGAGTGGCAGCAAGCCATTGATAATGACTGTAGCTGCGTGATTCACCATACACCGCAGTTAGACTGGGCGCTAGCCAATATACCAGCAGCCGAAAGCTCAACACGGCAGGTCTGGATAAAATATAATACTGGCATGAATCGTTTAGGTTTCAATGAAAAAACGGTTGTAGAAGCAGCGCAGCGTTTACATGATGCTGGTTACCAGCTCATTCTCACGACGCACTTTGCCAATGCCGACGATCGCGAGTATCCGCTCAACAGCATACAAATACAGCGTTTTTCTGACATGCTAAGCCACTTACAAGCGCATGTCAGTGCAGATATCAAGGGCTCGTTGTGCAACTCTGCAGGGATCGTAAACTTCTCTGATAATCATTATGACTGGGTACGTCCAGGTATCATGCTCTATGGTAGCTCACCAGTCATTGATCAATCGGCTAAGGATTTAGATCTACAGCCTGCGATGGAGTTCAGTGCGCAGATCATGGCGGTACACACAGTCAGTGCTGGCGAGGCGATTGGTTATGGTAGTCGCTGGACTGCTCAGCAGGATACTAGAACCGCTCTCGTCAGTATTGGTTACGGTGACGGCTATCCGCGTGTCATCAGTGATGATGCTTATGTCATGATGATTGATGCTGCTAGCAACACCAGCTATCCCTGTCCTATTCGAGGACGAGTGGCCATGGATATGATTGTCATTGATTTGAGTGCCGCTCTAGTAGATATTGCGCTTGATAGCAAAGTCGTGCTTTGGGGGGCGAAGCCGCATGTCGATGAGGTCGCTAATCATGCAGGCACGATTGGTTATGAGCTACTATGTAGGCTCAGTGCGCGTCCCCTCCGCAAACTGGCGTAA
- the dnaB gene encoding replicative DNA helicase encodes MADSSKTDDLLNQQPPHNIDIEKALLASLMSIEEAYDKIADIVTKDDFYAGRHQHIFDAIAHLAAVNEPYDTVMVHDWLEAQKLLKSAGGDSYLADILSQSPATLFNLTAYAQRVRELSTLRQLITTGNDMLSLAYNPKDQTVSDILDNVEAKIFSINEQHNKRAEQRGPVGITSVLTNVIDKIQELKSNPDGMIGLQTPFAELNNKTQGLQAGDLIIVAARPSMGKTTFAMNLAEGVLFNEDLPVVVFSMEMPAESIVMRLLSSWGAINQTHLRSGQMNEDEWAKMMNAIQHLQSKHLYIDDSTALPPSELRSRCRRIAKNHDGKLGAIIVDYLQLMKVPSLDGNRVGEISEISRSLKALARELECPVIALSQLNRSLENRPNKRPIMSDLRESGAIEQDADLIMFIYRDEVYNENSDHKGVAEIIIGKQRNGPIGTIRLGFEGQFTRFINLTPEYYQGVTFDDE; translated from the coding sequence ATGGCAGACTCTAGCAAAACCGACGACTTACTCAATCAGCAGCCGCCACACAATATCGATATTGAAAAGGCGCTACTGGCTTCTTTGATGAGTATCGAAGAAGCCTATGACAAGATTGCCGATATCGTTACCAAAGATGACTTCTACGCAGGACGCCATCAGCATATTTTTGATGCCATCGCTCATCTAGCAGCGGTCAATGAACCCTACGATACCGTGATGGTACATGATTGGCTAGAAGCACAGAAACTGCTCAAATCTGCAGGTGGTGACAGTTATTTGGCTGATATTTTGAGTCAAAGCCCTGCGACATTATTTAACCTGACTGCCTATGCTCAACGTGTACGAGAGTTGTCGACACTGCGCCAATTGATTACCACTGGCAATGATATGTTAAGCCTTGCCTACAACCCCAAAGATCAAACCGTTAGTGATATTTTGGACAATGTTGAGGCCAAAATATTTAGTATTAATGAGCAGCACAATAAACGCGCAGAACAACGCGGCCCCGTTGGTATTACTTCAGTATTGACCAATGTCATTGATAAAATTCAGGAGCTAAAATCCAATCCTGACGGCATGATTGGGTTGCAGACGCCATTTGCTGAGCTAAATAACAAAACCCAAGGGCTGCAAGCTGGTGACTTAATCATTGTTGCGGCGCGCCCTTCTATGGGTAAAACCACCTTTGCGATGAACTTGGCAGAAGGCGTCCTATTCAATGAAGATCTGCCTGTGGTGGTGTTCTCGATGGAGATGCCAGCGGAATCTATCGTCATGCGTTTGCTGTCATCTTGGGGCGCTATCAATCAGACCCATCTGCGTTCAGGACAAATGAACGAAGACGAATGGGCAAAAATGATGAATGCTATTCAACATTTGCAGTCTAAGCATTTATATATCGATGACAGTACCGCATTGCCACCATCAGAGCTGCGCTCACGCTGTCGCCGTATCGCCAAAAACCATGATGGTAAGCTTGGCGCCATCATCGTCGACTATCTACAGTTGATGAAAGTCCCTAGTCTTGATGGCAACCGTGTTGGCGAAATCTCCGAGATTTCTCGAAGTCTAAAAGCCTTAGCGCGTGAGCTTGAATGCCCTGTTATCGCCTTATCACAGCTGAACCGCAGTCTAGAAAACCGACCCAACAAACGTCCTATCATGTCAGATTTACGTGAGTCTGGTGCCATCGAGCAGGATGCGGATTTGATTATGTTTATTTATCGCGATGAGGTTTATAATGAAAACTCAGATCACAAAGGCGTGGCTGAAATCATTATCGGCAAGCAGCGTAATGGCCCTATCGGTACCATACGTTTGGGTTTTGAAGGTCAATTTACCCGCTTTATCAACCTGACACCTGAGTACTATCAAGGTGTTACTTTTGATGATGAATAA
- the pdxA gene encoding 4-hydroxythreonine-4-phosphate dehydrogenase PdxA, with translation MMTKQPLLITTGEPAGIGMDVVLLLAAEGKLQDSSRPIWVLAENEAMQARADELIAAGVLTESPTWQTVAAPIDIAEFAQQMSSLSIDDKSEGTGGNSSENHSQESHNNAFTLLEVNCGAPVVAGRIDINNAIMVARQLEVAHQLAANNIVAAIVTGPLQKSALIDANIKLLDGTMFSGHTEFFMQQSGCDKVVMMLANQAMKVALVTTHLALKDVPAAITQDSVRQTVQIVVDEMRSNFGIDAPRILVCGLNPHAGEGGHLGMEEIEIINPVLQEFIAAGVDISEAMPADTLFTSRHLESCDAVIAMYHDQGLPVLKSHGFGDTVNLTLGLPYIRTSVDHGTALDLAGKGGASATSLYQALVMANEMADKALT, from the coding sequence ATAATGACAAAACAACCGTTGTTAATTACCACAGGCGAGCCAGCTGGTATTGGTATGGACGTAGTGCTACTGTTGGCAGCCGAGGGTAAGCTGCAAGATTCTTCTAGGCCTATTTGGGTGCTCGCTGAGAATGAGGCCATGCAAGCGCGCGCTGATGAACTCATCGCTGCTGGCGTGTTAACTGAGTCTCCAACTTGGCAAACTGTCGCCGCACCTATAGATATTGCAGAGTTTGCGCAGCAGATGTCATCGCTGTCTATCGATGATAAAAGTGAAGGCACTGGCGGCAACAGTAGCGAGAATCATAGTCAGGAGAGTCATAATAACGCTTTCACTTTGCTTGAAGTCAATTGCGGTGCACCTGTGGTCGCTGGTCGGATCGATATTAATAATGCCATCATGGTGGCGCGGCAATTGGAGGTCGCTCACCAACTGGCAGCAAACAACATCGTAGCAGCTATCGTCACAGGCCCTCTACAGAAATCTGCGCTTATAGATGCCAATATTAAGTTATTGGATGGCACCATGTTTAGTGGTCATACCGAGTTTTTTATGCAGCAAAGTGGCTGCGATAAAGTAGTAATGATGCTTGCCAATCAAGCCATGAAAGTTGCGCTTGTGACTACCCATTTGGCTCTAAAAGATGTGCCTGCTGCCATCACGCAAGACAGTGTCCGTCAAACTGTGCAAATCGTTGTCGATGAAATGCGTTCAAATTTTGGTATAGATGCGCCGCGTATCTTGGTCTGCGGTCTCAATCCGCACGCTGGTGAGGGTGGACATCTAGGCATGGAGGAGATCGAGATTATCAATCCAGTATTGCAAGAGTTTATCGCAGCTGGCGTAGACATATCAGAAGCGATGCCTGCTGATACCTTGTTTACTTCTCGGCATCTGGAGAGCTGTGATGCGGTGATTGCAATGTATCACGATCAAGGCTTGCCAGTGCTCAAGTCACACGGCTTTGGTGATACGGTCAATTTAACTCTAGGATTGCCTTACATCCGTACGTCAGTCGATCATGGAACGGCGCTTGATTTGGCTGGCAAGGGCGGTGCGAGCGCCACGAGCTTGTATCAAGCGCTAGTGATGGCGAATGAGATGGCAGATAAAGCATTAACGTAA
- the rsmA gene encoding 16S rRNA (adenine(1518)-N(6)/adenine(1519)-N(6))-dimethyltransferase RsmA: protein MSTNSFDAKTLAASLRSAKHQPRKRFGQNFLHDSSIIRQIVDSIHLSRDDNLLEIGPGMGALTEPLLAEVDAMTVVELDRDLADSLRIRIGANSHPNFTIVKENAMNVDYREFYSPERGKLRVVGNLPYNISTPILFHLLSYAEVIQDMHFMLQKEVVERITADVGSKIYGRLSVIMQYYCDTDYLLTVPRGAFNPPPKVTSAVFRLTPHIDKPVVAEDEEYFAIVVRETFNHRRKTLRAIFKNSTLLPTLTEEDFAACGIDPQARPETLSVSDFVALSNQSKRVEV, encoded by the coding sequence ATGTCCACAAACTCGTTTGACGCTAAGACATTAGCTGCCAGCTTGCGATCTGCCAAGCACCAACCGCGTAAACGCTTTGGTCAAAACTTTTTGCATGACAGCAGTATTATCCGCCAGATTGTCGATAGCATTCACTTAAGCCGTGACGATAATTTGCTAGAGATTGGCCCAGGTATGGGGGCATTAACCGAGCCGTTATTGGCAGAAGTTGATGCCATGACAGTCGTCGAGCTGGATCGGGACTTGGCAGACAGTCTACGTATTCGTATTGGTGCTAATAGCCATCCTAACTTTACGATTGTCAAAGAAAACGCCATGAATGTGGACTATCGTGAGTTCTATAGTCCTGAGCGCGGTAAACTGCGTGTAGTGGGGAATCTGCCTTACAACATCTCAACGCCAATATTGTTCCATTTGCTCAGTTACGCTGAGGTCATTCAAGACATGCACTTTATGCTCCAAAAGGAAGTCGTCGAGCGTATTACCGCTGATGTCGGTAGCAAGATTTATGGTCGTCTGTCGGTGATCATGCAGTATTATTGCGATACGGACTATCTGTTAACCGTGCCACGGGGTGCGTTTAATCCACCGCCAAAAGTCACCAGCGCTGTATTTCGTCTCACGCCGCATATCGATAAACCAGTGGTGGCAGAGGATGAAGAGTATTTTGCTATTGTGGTACGAGAGACCTTTAATCATCGCCGTAAAACCTTGCGTGCCATCTTCAAAAACTCAACCCTATTGCCAACATTGACTGAAGAGGACTTTGCTGCCTGTGGTATCGATCCACAAGCACGTCCAGAGACACTCAGCGTCAGTGATTTTGTGGCTTTAAGCAATCAGTCCAAGCGTGTAGAGGTTTGA
- a CDS encoding symmetrical bis(5'-nucleosyl)-tetraphosphatase has product MSFRHQYVIGDLQGCYAAYQKLLKTIDFDPKQDKLWFAGDLVARGEDSLSTLRHVKALSEQGAAATVLGNHDLNLLAVWRGATKIKKKDKTAPIFAADDSDELLHWLRHQPILAYPDEHTVLVHAGIPPHWSINDAAEYAQQLEVPLRGSLKKLDKLLPKLYSKTADHWHDNIEGFTKLRAISNYFTRMRLCKQDGTLEFSFTASLDDHMPDGFLPWFAWQVPRERKILFGHWAALRGEVDLPHARALDGGCVWGNALLAYRLSDGKVIRSSAHCPNS; this is encoded by the coding sequence ATGAGTTTTCGCCACCAATACGTCATCGGTGACTTGCAAGGGTGTTATGCTGCGTATCAAAAGCTTCTTAAGACCATAGACTTTGATCCCAAGCAAGATAAATTATGGTTTGCTGGTGATTTAGTCGCACGTGGAGAAGATTCATTAAGTACTTTACGTCATGTCAAAGCGTTAAGTGAGCAGGGCGCTGCTGCGACTGTGCTTGGTAATCATGATCTAAATTTGCTTGCCGTATGGCGCGGAGCGACTAAGATCAAGAAAAAAGACAAGACGGCGCCGATTTTTGCTGCAGACGATAGCGATGAGCTGCTACATTGGTTGCGACATCAGCCGATTTTAGCCTATCCTGATGAGCACACAGTATTGGTGCATGCTGGTATACCGCCGCATTGGTCTATCAATGATGCTGCAGAATATGCGCAGCAGTTAGAAGTGCCGCTAAGAGGCAGTTTAAAGAAACTCGATAAGTTGTTACCTAAACTTTATAGTAAGACAGCCGATCATTGGCATGACAATATCGAAGGCTTCACCAAGCTGCGGGCGATATCCAATTATTTCACACGTATGCGCCTTTGCAAGCAAGATGGTACGCTTGAGTTTAGTTTTACAGCAAGTCTAGATGATCATATGCCAGATGGGTTTTTGCCCTGGTTTGCATGGCAGGTGCCACGTGAGCGCAAGATACTATTTGGACATTGGGCAGCACTCAGGGGCGAGGTAGACTTGCCACACGCGCGTGCGCTTGATGGTGGCTGCGTCTGGGGTAATGCTTTATTGGCTTATCGTCTAAGCGATGGTAAAGTGATTCGCTCAAGTGCGCATTGTCCAAACTCTTAA